In a genomic window of Oscillospiraceae bacterium:
- a CDS encoding MerR family transcriptional regulator codes for MDEIGELIKIREVSLKYGISARALKYYEDMGLIQSVKGNDYAYRMYDDANVKRLEQILILRKLNISIKDIQRIFNTAGSEVVLEVLGKKVNDIDEEVALLHELKEIVIAFIRQIEQADFTKDSDVKLLYDKAKEIETQLVNVEYTGNPSPVNRLFEVADKLEEKAASRLSIPENVMKRMLQNVYFIWGSNEGIAVADELGRRYGIFVYHTCKNRKKHSLNADPRFQPGLCRFEENIPDFWSLDPDDAMQWEHDIVHDFTPMVIMDLIQLSATHDKIICENDIDIDSIIQFVTHAVQISNDKTWDNFFDRYESEIRCRDISEDEKEKLSQKVNAQRVKSKCEFFRKTNQYGIKHMMWDEHSTVEQTADEVAEYFGLFQA; via the coding sequence TTGAAGTATTATGAGGACATGGGGTTGATCCAAAGCGTAAAAGGCAATGATTATGCGTACAGAATGTATGACGACGCCAATGTAAAACGACTGGAGCAGATTTTGATTCTGCGTAAACTCAACATCAGTATCAAGGACATTCAACGTATTTTTAACACAGCCGGTTCGGAAGTTGTTTTGGAAGTGCTCGGGAAAAAGGTCAATGATATTGATGAGGAAGTTGCGCTTCTGCATGAATTAAAAGAGATTGTGATTGCATTTATCCGCCAAATTGAACAGGCCGATTTCACGAAGGATTCCGACGTAAAACTGTTATATGACAAGGCAAAGGAAATTGAAACGCAGCTTGTGAATGTAGAGTATACCGGCAACCCCTCACCGGTGAACCGGCTGTTTGAAGTGGCGGATAAGCTGGAGGAAAAAGCCGCATCCAGATTGTCGATCCCCGAAAATGTCATGAAGCGGATGCTGCAAAATGTCTATTTTATTTGGGGGAGCAACGAGGGAATCGCAGTGGCGGATGAGCTCGGGCGCAGATACGGCATTTTTGTCTACCACACCTGTAAAAACCGGAAAAAACATTCTCTGAATGCCGATCCCCGGTTTCAGCCGGGATTATGCCGCTTTGAAGAAAACATCCCGGATTTTTGGTCGCTGGACCCGGATGATGCCATGCAGTGGGAGCATGATATCGTGCACGATTTCACGCCGATGGTGATTATGGATTTGATTCAACTGTCGGCAACGCATGATAAGATCATCTGTGAAAACGATATTGACATCGACAGCATCATTCAATTTGTAACACATGCCGTTCAAATCTCCAACGACAAAACATGGGACAATTTTTTCGACCGGTATGAAAGCGAGATTCGTTGTCGTGATATTTCCGAAGATGAAAAAGAAAAGTTGAGTCAAAAGGTAAATGCACAACGGGTTAAAAGCAAATGCGAATTTTTCCGCAAAACGAACCAATACGGGATAAAACATATGATGTGGGATGAGCATTCAACCGTCGAACAAACTGCGGATGAAGTTGCAGAGTATTTTGGATTATTTCAAGCTTAA